In Horticoccus luteus, the following proteins share a genomic window:
- a CDS encoding prepilin-type N-terminal cleavage/methylation domain-containing protein, giving the protein MRTASPSARPSGGFTLVEILITMTILGLVSAGALRFTMHALNIFHYDAGRIKVNRDIRSFTQQMTTNAVYSSYFRIFPSFSQRSVTSGGVTTDAAVSDGQSGDFLLLVFADTDITSGKTLISRIIGYYRDPENPSVATSTGPVRKFDRTLSPAVDAAVTPLYQILNTNVPVATAHTNPVVLQLAQGLSNGSLFYDFYDRSIMVRGQVIEQGNVLRRAVNTYNFTVSPRG; this is encoded by the coding sequence ATGCGCACCGCTTCGCCGTCCGCTCGCCCTTCCGGCGGCTTCACCCTCGTCGAGATCCTGATCACGATGACCATTCTCGGCTTGGTCTCCGCCGGAGCCCTCCGTTTCACGATGCACGCGCTCAACATTTTTCACTACGACGCCGGCCGCATCAAAGTGAACCGCGACATCCGTTCGTTCACGCAGCAGATGACCACCAACGCCGTTTACTCGAGTTACTTCCGCATCTTTCCCAGCTTCTCCCAACGCTCGGTGACCTCCGGCGGCGTCACCACCGATGCCGCCGTCAGCGATGGCCAGTCGGGGGATTTTCTCCTCCTGGTATTTGCGGATACCGACATCACCAGCGGCAAGACTCTCATCAGCCGTATCATCGGCTACTACCGCGATCCGGAAAACCCCTCCGTCGCCACCAGCACCGGTCCCGTGCGTAAATTTGATCGCACTCTCAGCCCGGCCGTCGATGCCGCCGTCACGCCGCTCTATCAAATCCTCAACACCAACGTGCCTGTCGCGACCGCGCACACCAATCCCGTCGTGCTCCAACTCGCTCAAGGCCTCAGCAACGGCTCGCTGTTTTACGATTTCTACGACCGCAGCATCATGGTGCGCGGCCAGGTCATCGAGCAGGGCAACGTCCTGCGCCGCGCGGTCAACACCTACAACTTCACGGTCTCCCCCCGCGGTTGA
- a CDS encoding prepilin-type N-terminal cleavage/methylation domain-containing protein encodes MTCPAPRFLPRRRSASASRGMTLAEVMVALAVLTLALGGILATLLQSRRLTERSVTQNSALTIVQGYIEQMKNMELVQVTGGQDTKGNPVLNPASHNIPTLLDDTTADGLMTSTGTPPALNTIVPGVTPEGIVDNLRGFDTSKDYTATSSTSTDTSKDATTQQVAWNSIWTKARTYPATRVGLTDLKLNLWVWVSDLSNTSSAQAQRVFGITIIYTWQYRDGARTQYAIGSVRTIRSVVPTF; translated from the coding sequence CGCGGCATGACCTTGGCGGAGGTCATGGTCGCCCTCGCCGTCCTCACCCTCGCGCTCGGCGGCATTCTCGCCACGCTGCTCCAAAGCCGCCGCCTGACCGAGCGCAGTGTCACGCAAAACTCCGCGCTCACCATCGTCCAAGGTTACATCGAGCAAATGAAGAACATGGAGCTGGTTCAAGTGACCGGCGGCCAGGACACCAAGGGCAACCCCGTCCTCAACCCCGCCTCGCACAATATCCCCACGTTGCTCGATGACACCACCGCCGATGGCTTGATGACCTCCACGGGCACGCCCCCGGCGCTCAATACGATCGTCCCCGGCGTCACCCCCGAAGGCATCGTCGACAACCTCCGCGGCTTCGACACCTCCAAGGACTACACCGCCACGTCGTCCACTTCGACCGACACAAGCAAAGACGCCACAACTCAGCAGGTCGCGTGGAACAGCATCTGGACCAAAGCGCGCACTTACCCTGCGACCCGCGTAGGGCTCACTGACCTGAAATTGAACCTCTGGGTCTGGGTCTCCGACTTGAGCAACACCTCTTCCGCCCAAGCCCAGCGCGTCTTCGGCATCACGATCATCTACACATGGCAGTATCGCGATGGCGCTCGCACCCAATACGCCATCGGCTCCGTCCGCACGATCCGCTCCGTCGTCCCCACTTTCTAA